In the Lepidochelys kempii isolate rLepKem1 chromosome 3, rLepKem1.hap2, whole genome shotgun sequence genome, one interval contains:
- the LOC140908505 gene encoding cysteine-rich venom protein-like — MILLAAFLGLAAVLQPSSGQTSGFASLSTDKADQQKEIVDKHNALRRGVMPTARNMLRMEWSPAAAENAKSWANECTLSHSPENRRTTTVGCGENLYMSTAPNSWSDAIQAWYNEVDNFMYGIGPTKPGAVIGHYTQVVWYKSYQIGCAVAFCPESEYKYFYVCHYCPAGNINSLKTPYKSGAACGDCPNACNNGLCTNPCTYVDTYSNCPDLAKNYGCEHSMIKKYCLAACHCTTEIK, encoded by the exons ATGATTCTGCTGGCTGCATTCCTGGGCCTGGCTGCTGTGCTGCAGCCATCCAGCGGACAG acaTCAGGTTTTGCTTCTCTGTCAACTGACAAAGCAGATCAACAAAAGGAGATTGTTGACAAGCACAATGCCCTAAGGAGAGGGGTGATGCCAACTGCTCGCAACATGCTGAGGATG GAATGGAGTCCTGCAGCTGCAGAGAATGCCAAAAGTTGGGCAAATGAATGTACTTTATCCCACAGTCCTGAAAACAGAAGGACAACTA CAGTGGGCTGTGGCGAAAATCTCTACATGTCAACTGCACCCAATTCCTGGTCAGATGCAATTCAAGCCTGGTACAATGAGGTGGACAATTTCATGTACGGCATTGGACCAACCAAACCAGGTGCAGTGATTGGCCATTATACTCAG GTAGTTTGGTACAAGTCTTACCAGATTGGATGTGCAGTTGCCTTTTGTCCTGAGAGCGAATACAAATACTTTTATGTTTGCCATTACTGCCCTGC GGGGAATATCAATTCCTTAAAAACACCTTACAAATCAGGAGCCGCGTGTGGAGATTGCCCCAATGCTTGTAACAATGGACTATGCA CCAATCCTTGTACGTATGTGGACACATACTCAAACTGTCCTGATTTAGCAAAGAACTATGGATGTGAACACTCCATGATCAAGAAATACTGTCTTGCCGCCTGCCATTGCACCACTGAAATAAAATAA